DNA sequence from the Novosphingobium sp. KACC 22771 genome:
TCGCCCGCGATATGGAGCGCGACCGCCCCCGAAGTGCGGACGGCCTGCCATTGTTCATGCCGGGCATTGATGCTGAAATAGACCGTTTCGGCGCGGAACGGGATCTGTCGCGGTTCGGCGGCCATCGGATAGAGATCGGCCCCCGGCAAATGCCGGTTGACCAGATCGCGGATGTGATCAACCGACCCGATCTTGGTCAGGCGGGGAATGTTGGCGCGCAATTGCTCGGTGTCGATGGCGCTGCGCACGGCCAGCACGAAGGAGGCGGTGGTGAAGAGCGAGCGGTCCTCGATCTGGCCCACCTGAATGCCATAGCCGCGCGCGGTCAGCGGGATGGCCACGGCGGTCTGTTCAAACACTTTGCTGAGCGAGCGGCGCAGATCGGCCATCACCGCATCGAAACACATCCGCTGCTGCCGGTGGTCATAGAGCGGCATGAAGGTGGGCCGGTTCGAGGTGCGGGTAAAGGTCGAAAGCTCGGCCGCCAGCGCGCAGAGCGTAGCGTAGAAATCGGCCGGATGGATCGTGGGCAGGCTGGAGAGATGCTTGAGCATCGCCTCGGCCCGGTTGGCCACCATCAGCATCAGGAAATCGGTGATATCGGCCACCGCCTTGGCCCCCGGCGTGCCCAGACGCCCGGCAATCGCCTCGGCGCGCTGGTGCAGCATACCCTCCAGCTCGGTGATGAACCCGGCCAGCACCGGGCTGCCCGATACCGAGACGCAGCAGGGGATAAAGCCGGTGTCCAGCACCACCGAATCGTCGGTGCGCCGCTCGATCACGCGGGCGATGGGCAGGGTGTTATAGCCCTCCAGCCCCTCCGCCTCGGTGCGCAGCGAGAGTTGCAGCCGCCCGACGTTGAGCGGTACGCGCGAACTGGCGCCATGGACGGTATCGACCGGCTCGAACTCCTCGGCCAGATAGCGCGTCTCGGCCTGCGCGGTGCGGTCCAGCGCGACATCGGCGATCCCGGCGCGTCTTTCGGGGATGCACAGGTGGATGATCTGGTCGCGCGTGTCGCGCATGATGTCGAGCGGGCGCGGGGCGGCGGCCTGTTCGGGAATGCGGAAAGGGGTGCCGTCCTCGAACACGCCGGAGCAGCGGTTGATGACGATCTTGCCGGTCATCAGCGGCCCGGCGCCGATCTCGATCTGTTCTATGCCATAGCCATGCGCCACCAGCGGCGCCACGCGCGTTTCAAGCTGCGCGCCGACAAAGCGTTCGAACTGCTGAAAATGCTGGGGTCGCAGGAACATACCCTCGGACCAGACCGGCTTGTTCTCCCACGTCAAAACCCGGTTCCCCCTTTTCCCAAGCCGCAACGAACAGGCCGAATCGGCCAGCCGATTTTCAAAAGTTACTCCGCCCTACCGCATGATCAAAGGTTTAAGTGTGTTTGAAAAAATCTCTTACTGTGCTGACTTCATGTAGTTTTCATAGCCTTCGCGAAAGGCCGAACTCATAATTCCACTGGCGTTGGATGTGGCATCCTTGCGCAAATTCTCATAAACGCTGACATAGAGCGACCAGCGATCAACGCCGCCAAGGCCGAGGAAGCCTTTTTTCTGGGCCGCAACCGTTCCGGCCAGCTTTTCCATTTCGGCCGGGGAAAGGCGTGAGAAGGCCGTGACCAGCGCGTTCTGGACCCCCGCCATCATTGCCATCTGATGCCGCTTCAAATCCTGAAACGAGGCGCGCAAGGCTTCCTCGCCGTCCATGAATCCGGGCAAAGGCTGGCCGAGCACCACGCGCGCGGCGTCGAAGGCGGCCAGATGCTTGAGCGGATTGTTGCGATTGTTGGCGATCTGGGTGCGCTCGATGCGGAACTCGTCCTTGAAGGTCGCGCGGTCCTGCAAAATATCGCACAGGCCCAGCACTACCTGCCGATACATCACCCCCAACCGCCGCATCGCATCGGGGGGCAGCGGCATTTCCTCGGGCGTGAAACCGGCCCCTTCGTAAAAGGCCGACCAGTCGGGCGCGCCGCCGGGTGCCGCCACCGGCTGTGCCGCAGGCTGGGCCACAGGTGCGGGCGCAAAGTCCGGAATCGGCATGCCATCGCCCACGCCATTGCCCGGATTGGCCCAATCCTCGGGTATGCCCATGCCGCCCGACGCGGGCAGCGGATCGGCCATGATCGGGCGCGGCTCGAAAGCCTGTCCGATCGGTTCGCCAAAGCCGAAATCGCCCAGCGGCGGGATCGGGGTGAAAGCCGGGGGCGGCGGGGGCGCGGGGGTAAAACCAAAGCCGCCATCGGCAGGACCAAAACCACCATCGGCAGGACCAAAACCGCCAGCGGCAGGAAAAGCGCCCGGCGCGAAAGGATCGGCCCCGGTCCCGCCGCTTTCAAACGAAAAACCGCCCGCCCCCGCGCCGGGATCAAATCCGAAAGGATTGGATGACCCCACGCTCCAGATATCGTCGCCCGCCGTGCTGCCCCCCGCGGGCAGCGGGGGCGGCGGCGGCTCGGTCATGATATGGCCGGCGGCATCGGCAGGCGTGGTCACGGCGATCACGAAATCGTGGATCAGCAAGCGGTCGCCGGGGCGGATCGGCACCGGCTGGCCCGGCACGATCCGCTGGCCGGGCTGGTTCAGCATGACCCCATTCTTGCTGGTGTCGGTGACGGTCAGATCCAGCCCCTCGGCGCGGATCACGCAATGCTGGCGCGAGAGAAACCCGCTTTCATCGGGCAGCACCAGATCGCAATGCTTAAGGCTGCGCCCGATGACAATCTGACCATAGTCGAGCTGGCGGCGATCAAGGATCGTGCCGGGGGCGTCGGTCTGGCGGGAAACGAGAATAACCCACACGGTCAGCGAGCACCCGCAACAGGTTCGCCCAGCCGGTTGCGCAAGGCGGCATGAGCCACAGCACCATTGCCGCCCAGCATCAACTCGCGCCCGATGCCCAGCAGATCGCCATGGTCGATGCGATCGGCCAGGCCCGGCTCCTGCATCAGCAAGAGCATCGCGCTGCGCGCCGCGACGCCGGGCAGATGGGGCGGGGGCGGCACGGCCTGG
Encoded proteins:
- the tssK gene encoding type VI secretion system baseplate subunit TssK — translated: MTWENKPVWSEGMFLRPQHFQQFERFVGAQLETRVAPLVAHGYGIEQIEIGAGPLMTGKIVINRCSGVFEDGTPFRIPEQAAAPRPLDIMRDTRDQIIHLCIPERRAGIADVALDRTAQAETRYLAEEFEPVDTVHGASSRVPLNVGRLQLSLRTEAEGLEGYNTLPIARVIERRTDDSVVLDTGFIPCCVSVSGSPVLAGFITELEGMLHQRAEAIAGRLGTPGAKAVADITDFLMLMVANRAEAMLKHLSSLPTIHPADFYATLCALAAELSTFTRTSNRPTFMPLYDHRQQRMCFDAVMADLRRSLSKVFEQTAVAIPLTARGYGIQVGQIEDRSLFTTASFVLAVRSAIDTEQLRANIPRLTKIGSVDHIRDLVNRHLPGADLYPMAAEPRQIPFRAETVYFSINARHEQWQAVRTSGAVALHIAGEVPGLELELWAIRGQQQ
- the tagH gene encoding type VI secretion system-associated FHA domain protein TagH, with the protein product MWVILVSRQTDAPGTILDRRQLDYGQIVIGRSLKHCDLVLPDESGFLSRQHCVIRAEGLDLTVTDTSKNGVMLNQPGQRIVPGQPVPIRPGDRLLIHDFVIAVTTPADAAGHIMTEPPPPPLPAGGSTAGDDIWSVGSSNPFGFDPGAGAGGFSFESGGTGADPFAPGAFPAAGGFGPADGGFGPADGGFGFTPAPPPPPAFTPIPPLGDFGFGEPIGQAFEPRPIMADPLPASGGMGIPEDWANPGNGVGDGMPIPDFAPAPVAQPAAQPVAAPGGAPDWSAFYEGAGFTPEEMPLPPDAMRRLGVMYRQVVLGLCDILQDRATFKDEFRIERTQIANNRNNPLKHLAAFDAARVVLGQPLPGFMDGEEALRASFQDLKRHQMAMMAGVQNALVTAFSRLSPAEMEKLAGTVAAQKKGFLGLGGVDRWSLYVSVYENLRKDATSNASGIMSSAFREGYENYMKSAQ